A single genomic interval of Camelina sativa cultivar DH55 chromosome 11, Cs, whole genome shotgun sequence harbors:
- the LOC104727782 gene encoding dof zinc finger protein DOF4.6-like has product MSMSQQGLTGQNPKFLETTQQDLNLGFPPHGMIRTNFTDLIHNIGNNSNNTNKSHNNNNPLLVSSCSAMATSSLDLIRNNSNNGNSSSSSFMGFPVHNQDPTSGGFSMQDHYKPCNTNTTLLGFSLDHHHNNGFHGGFQGGEGGGEGGDDDVNGRHLFPFEDLKLPVSSSSASVSVDINDHQKRGSSGGDAAATSGGYWTGMLSGGSWC; this is encoded by the coding sequence ATGAGCATGTCTCAACAAGGTTTGACCggtcaaaaccctaaattcctTGAGACGACCCAACAAGATCTCAATTTAGGTTTTCCACCACATGGGATGATCAGAACCAACTTCACAGACCTCATTCACAACATTGggaacaacagcaacaacaccaacaagagCCACAACAATAACAATCCGTTGCTTGTTTCATCATGTTCTGCCATGGCAACTTCTTCGCTGGATCTCATAAGAAACAACAGTAATAATGGGAATTCTTCAAGTTCTTCGTTTATGGGATTTCCAGTTCATAATCAAGATCCAACATCCGGAGGGTTTTCAATGCAAGACCATTACAAGCCTTGCAACACGAATACAACACTGCTAGGGTTTTCATTAGATCATCATCATAACAATGGATTCCATGGAGGGTTTCAAGGaggtgaaggaggaggagaaggtggCGATGATGATGTGAATGGAAGGCACTTGTTTCCTTTTGAGGATTTGAAATTgccagtttcttcttcatcagcatCAGTCAGTGTTGACATTAATGATCATCAGAAGCGAGGAAGTAGTGGTGGTGATGCAGCCGCTACATCTGGTGGGTATTGGACTGGGATGTTGAGTGGGGGATCATGGTGCTAA
- the LOC104722593 gene encoding dof zinc finger protein DOF4.6-like — MSMSQQGLTGQNPKFLETTQQDLNLGFPPHGMIRTNFTDLIHNIGNNSNNTNKSHNNNNPLLVSSCSAMATSSLDLIRNNSNNGNSSSSSFMGFPVHNQDPTSGGFSMQDHYKPCNTNTTLLGFSLDHHHNNGFHGGFQGGEGGGEGGDDDVNGRHLFPFEDLKLPVSSSSASVSVDINDHQKRGSSGGDAAATSGGYWTGMLSGGSWC; from the coding sequence ATGAGCATGTCTCAACAAGGTTTGACCggtcaaaaccctaaattcctTGAGACGACCCAACAAGATCTCAATTTAGGTTTTCCACCACATGGGATGATCAGAACCAACTTCACAGACCTCATTCACAACATTGggaacaacagcaacaacaccaacaagagCCACAACAATAACAATCCGTTGCTTGTTTCATCATGTTCTGCCATGGCAACTTCTTCGCTGGATCTCATAAGAAACAACAGTAATAATGGGAATTCTTCAAGTTCTTCGTTTATGGGATTTCCAGTTCATAATCAAGATCCAACATCCGGAGGGTTTTCAATGCAAGACCATTACAAGCCTTGCAACACGAATACAACACTGCTAGGGTTTTCATTAGATCATCATCATAACAATGGATTCCATGGAGGGTTTCAAGGaggtgaaggaggaggagaaggtggCGATGATGATGTGAATGGAAGGCACTTGTTTCCTTTTGAGGATTTGAAACTgccagtttcttcttcatcagcatCAGTCAGTGTTGACATTAATGATCATCAGAAGCGAGGAAGTAGTGGTGGTGATGCAGCCGCTACATCTGGTGGGTATTGGACTGGGATGTTGAGTGGGGGATCATGGTGCTAA
- the LOC104722594 gene encoding short-chain dehydrogenase TIC 32, chloroplastic-like — MIETGRYLLGAAGASGFGSKSTAEEVTENCDLRSITAIITGATSGIGAETARVLARRGARLIFPARNVKAAEEAKEKIVSEFPETEIVVMKLDLSSIASVRSFVSGFESLDLPLNLLINNAGKLAHEHAISEDGIEMTFATNYLGHFLLTNLLLKKMIQTVEETGVQGRIVNVTSGIHGWITGDLIEYLRLISQPKCQFDATRAYALSKLANVLHTKELSSRLQKIEANVTVNCVHPGVVRTRLTRDREGLLTDLVFFLASKLVKTVPQAAATTCYVATNPRLVNVSGKYFTDCNETTPSGLGSDSSEATKLWAASEILVTQPSKAGFDPCS, encoded by the exons ATGATCGAGACGGGAAGATACCTTCTCGGCGCCGCCGGTGCTAGCGGCTTCGGTTCTAAATCCACCGCCGAGGAGGTTACCGAGAACTGTGACCTTCGTTCCATCACAGCCATAATCACCG GTGCGACGTCAGGGATCGGAGCGGAGACGGCGAGAGTCTTGGCGAGACGAGGAGCGAGGTTGATATTTCCGGCAAGGAACGTGAAAGCGGCGGAAGAAGCGAAAGAAAAGATCGTCTCTGAGTTCCCCGAGACGGAGATCGTCGTTATGAAGCTTGATCTTAGTTCTATCGCCTCCGTACGAAGCTTCGTCTCCGGTTTCGAGTCTCTTGATCTACCTCTTAATCTTCTCAT AAACAACGCAGGCAAGTTAGCACATGAACATGCAATATCCGAAGACGGGATCGAGATGACATTTGCCACTAATTATCTAG gccattttcttttgaccaaTCTTTTGCTAAAGAAGATGATACAAACGGTGGAGGAAACAGGAGTTCAAGGACGTATCGTTAACGTTACGTCGGGTATTCACGGCTGGATTACCGGCGACTTGATCGAATATCTCCGGCTCATTTCACAACCCAAGTG TCAATTCGATGCGACACGTGCGTATGCTCTCTCGAAGCTTGCCAACGTTTTGCATACCAAGGAGCTCTCTTCTAGACTCCAg AAAATTGAAGCGAACGTGACTGTAAACTGCGTACACCCAGGAGTTGTTAGAACCCGGTTAACAAGAGACCGAGAAGGCTTATTGACAG ATCTCGTCTTCTTCCTGGCTTCCAAGCTCGTCAAGACCGTCCCTCAA GCAGCTGCAACGACGTGTTACGTGGCAACAAATCCAAGACTGGTGAACGTATCGGGAAAGTACTTTACGGACTGTAATGAAACAACGCCGTCTGGACTCGGCTCCGACTCCTCCGAAGCTACCAAGTTATGGGCTGCTTCTGAGATTCTGGTAACTCAACCTTCCAAGGCCGGCTTCGACCCATGTagctaa